ATtataaatttccaaataattttattaacaaTAATGAATTCCAGACAAACCGAAGATCGATATATAAACTGTAGTCATTATATCTAGGATATAGATTAACTGACATCAACTAAGCTTAAATTAAACGGTTGTATTTCGATTAAAATCCATATTTAAATGTGCCAAGTGTAAGAACTGCAAGCTAATATTGTAATAATCTTGTTAGAATCTCGTTTTATTAATACTTTTGTGCTATGAATAACATTTGCAAATCATCTAACTTCagcatttatttttgggtcATTAATTCCATTTAAGACTTTACAATAAACCGTTACCCCCAAGTTGTATTAACTGACAAGCTGTTGACATTTTGAGTGCATCATCGGTGGTGCGGGGGTGGGTTTCCCAGAACATGGGTGACCATTCCTCCCCCAGCTGACCACTTTCATTGCACAAATCGCTGCGAAAATTGGGGTTGCCTTGCCGCCAAGATGAGGACTATGACGCCGCGTCGTCTGTCTCGCTGTGGCACCCGCACGgaaattgcttttgtttgcaaCTGAATCAGGGGATGCAGGATGCAGGGAGGGAGCAGGACATGCAGACTTGGCGCAAACGCAGCGCACACCGAGTAGTGTAGCCATTAACTCCCTAAGCTCACACAAGTTCCTGCCCCGGCTGTGGTTGCCAGTTAATGGAGTTGGCGTCAGCACGGAGCCGGCGGATCCGGAGCCATCGTTAGTTGTAAGTCAACCTCGCTCCTGACAGGCTGGCAGGCCAATCGAAAGCGAAACCGTGTGCCCGAAACCAAATTGCCATAGCAGCCAAACTGCCGTGACAATAGCGCAAAAACGAAGGATTCATAAACATTTCTCCTGCCATTCACCTAGCTACACTAGTGCTGCCTTTACCTTGACTTGTGTGTCACATGTAAATAGGAATTTAACTCGATTTTTATTACATTAGCGTGGCTCCGTGATAGTGCTCGCTCGCCTGGGTGATAGTCCTTCCAACATTCGTTGGTGAATCGCAGACATGGCAGACGAGGAGGCCGGCAAGGAGGGCGAGAAGAAAATCGTGCACGTTTATCCTCTGGTTAAGGTTGGTTAAGTATAGAGTTAACTACATTCCAGACTATTTGCTGATGGAATCCACTCCCGATTTAAGCACACCGATATGAACGAGGAGATGCGGATAGAGGCCATTGAACTGTCCATTACCGCCTGCGAGAAATACTCATCGAACTACGAGGTAATTAAGATAAATCCTTTCACTTTGAACGGGCTAATCCATTACTTTCTCATTGAGAAGTTCTCAAAAGATTATCAAGTTGGTTGTGTTAAAAGTGCAATAATTGGCTTTGAAACTAAACTCCTTTTcttattacatatatatatttctatttaataCTTTAAATCTACCTCCAAGCACGCTGCCAAAATCATCAAGGAGAACATGGACAAGAAGTTCGGCATCTACTGGCATGTGGTCGTGGGCGAAGGGTTCGGCTTTGAGGTCTCCTACGAGACGGAGAACATTCTTTATCTGTTCTTCGCCGGCAACCTGGCCATCGTGCTGTGGAAGTGCTCCTGAATGCGGGTCAGCAGTGACACTAACGTACCTAGAAACCGGAACTGGAACCAAAACCgaaccaaacaaaaatttagCATTAATTTTAGTCATACACACAGAACACTCACCGTAGTTAACGAATGTTATGAATATTAAGCCGCGCGGAGGCGGCGGAAATAAATCCCCTGGCAACCATGTGACTTGTTGGGAAAagaatggtttttttttattacaaaatgtaCCTACATGCTAGCATATTGAAAACAGGcttataaatttgtttgtatGCACTAAAACGAGAACCCTAAGACTCCATATGCGCACCGCTTACGCGTACACATCCTCCCGATCCGCACCGGCGCCATCGCCGCCGTCCTCGAGATTCGAGA
The sequence above is drawn from the Drosophila melanogaster chromosome 2R genome and encodes:
- the CG8407 gene encoding uncharacterized protein, isoform A; this translates as MADEEAGKEGEKKIVHVYPLVKHTDMNEEMRIEAIELSITACEKYSSNYEHAAKIIKENMDKKFGIYWHVVVGEGFGFEVSYETENILYLFFAGNLAIVLWKCS